The genomic interval CGAAACGTGACGTCGATCAGTCTCCGCCTACTCGTACACCTCCGTTGaaactcaccctgtacatCAGAAAATATGctttatcgattttaaaaGATTTAACAGCTAAAAATTGGCTCATGGTTTCGCtgttttttcaactatttgtGTCTACCACGATAGAGTACAAGCCTCAGTTCGGAGGGTACGGTGGTCCGAATCGATGTTTTTTCGAGCTGGCAAAATCACCGATTCTTCGGCGATATAATAAAGTTCATTGAACGCGCACCGAGTTTGAACTCATATCATTAATGTAAGGCTTTCGAGACAAATCTAATCGTGAAAATCAAGTGTATATGTACAACTTTATCGCAACGTCAGATCTAATGACGAACTACGCCCATATAAATAGGCTAGAATACCTCGTTCGAAAATCAGTGATCGACCGAGTCTCTCGACTGCAATTATTATCCTTTCGACGAAACCACGAGGACTGCAGGTGAGATGAgagcgataagaaaaaaaggtaaaaaatgacgacaaaatttcacggttgaatttttatcggcGATTTTTCCCAACGTGATTCCAAAACTCGAAGATCTCTTTGAAAGCCAGcgatagaataaaaataaacgcatAGATAAAACGAACTGATTACCCGCTGCACTTGCACCGGCGTGTACATCGGGCTGCGAATCCGAGGCGTAGGTCGGTTTGACGAAGGatcggaagtaaaaaaaaaaaaaacttatttctCACCGTTTGCTCTGAATTTTTGTTCTCGCGAAGTCTCGCTGTAGCGTAATGCGAACTGATCGTAACTCAATTTGGACTTGAATTGAGCCATAAATATGACAGAAAGATATCCCGCGGGAGTTGTTTGTGTACATAGAATACATCATGGATTGGTCAAGGCAAACGGTTTTCATAGGTATACTTCGTCGAGCTGTATGAGAACTTATATCGAGTTATGACAACAAATCAAATAGAGGACGGTTGAAATTGTGGCGAATATGCTTATAAAATCGATGACATACGAAATTTTGCTGTATATCTCGACCCAGTGACTCGGCAAAAGGAGAAGAACGCGGGCCGCGGGTGTAACGCGGATGGATTTACgtcgtcgaaaattttatatttgaaaaaaaaaaatgagaacaaaattgatcgaaactATTATCTAATTTCCGAACGTTCGTttttaatgatatttttttaaccgtTAGACTTGATTCGCATTCATGTCCGTTGTTTTATAATTAGTGTTGTacgtttttaatttatataaaaaaaaaaaaaaaaaccaaaaagagacGCGACGAActccgaggaaaaaaagcaattgtgaaaaatcgaaaatattcatttcagtttcgaataaaaactgaacaaGGATAAGAGATAGAAAATGAGTCCCTTGGTGCGAGATCCCAAGAATCAAGACAACCAGacggtgaaaagtttttcaaaaacaggtatatataaacgtatTCGAAAATCACCTCGCGACGCAAACGATTCAGACTAACCAAAAcgtttccaattattttcacgCGACAGATCCGGAATTcttgcaaaaaattttacgacaaTGGGAAAACGATTCCAGTCTGGAAGTTACCTCGGTCGATGAAATACCCGCTTGTGCAGTTGGTGTGAATTACATGTCGGTTGTTAACAGGATAAACGTAACTGGAAAAAGATACAACGGTTCACGTGAGTAAAATTTCCACGCGCTCCCAcccgaattttgaaaaggatctagagagaaaaaaaaaaaaatgcggtatatttttttctctgcagcgTACCAAATCAGCCTGATATCGAAAAATCTGTTCGAAGACAAATGTCACCAAGAGGTGTTCCATTCGttggaattattttcgaacgagACCAAGGCCTACGAAGCATTTTCATCGTTGTTCAGtaaggaacaaaaattatttccaaaatgTCTGTACGCCGACGGCGAGCTCATAGTTCTCGAGGATCTGAAATCCTTAGGATTCGTCATGGCCGACAAATTGAAGGGTCTGGATTTCGATCACACGAAACTGGTGTTGGAGgtaagatttgtttttttttttggggaaaaacggaatttccattttttcgttgcTTCCCTTCAGACGCTGGCGAAGTTTCACGCGGCGTCATTCGTGCTGGAGTATACGGAGCCCGAAAAATACGCGGATATTCGTAGGAATATAAAGGAGGTAGTGTTTCCGCCGGGCTACGAGCACAACGGCATGAAATCGATGATGAACAATATCGGAAGAACGAGctcgttttttctccaagTCGGAGCAACGCCGGAGGACAATCACGCCAAAGAAATCGCTTATCTTTCGGAAATCGGCGACAAGGTCTACGACACGTTGAAGGTCGGTTGAAAGTCCCCGAAGATTTGGGGACTGGTGAGAATAGCTTTTTCCACCCTGCCGTGAGTGAAACGATCTTAACAACGTCCGtgtttgtttttccatttttctaaaTCGCAGGAATTGCTGAGGCCCAAAAAATACGCGGCGATGTGCGCCGGCGACTGTTGGATATCGAATCTGTTGTTCAAATACGAAGATTTCGAGAGCGAGCAGAGTAAAGTTCAGCGGGTGTCGGAGGTCCGTTTGATCGATTTTCAGGGGTCGAGATTCTCCTCCGTTGCTACCGACATTCTCTACTTTCTTCACACTACCGTTGATCACGCGTTGATAAAAGAGCGTTAcgacgaaattattcaaatttatcacgcgacgttgattaaaaatttgtcgacCAGAGTCCCCTCAAAGGTCATCAAAGACCTGTCGATCGattggttgaaaaatgaactcAAGACCTACGAACAATACGGATTTTTCATGAGCCTCTGGCTCGCGCCCGTTACTActttggaacaaaaattaatgcTCGACCCTTCGACCGTCGCCTCGATAGCCTCCGCGAACGGTTACATCACCCCCGATTATCTCAAGGACAGAATATCGCCCGCACTTTTGTCGAGGGTTCACGAtatttgcaaatattttttaaaatagttCCCACCCTTTTCAATATCATTCACTTCGCATAATACTTCAGACTCATAGATAactatttcataattattaattaatgattttttatttcaaaaaattgacaacgCGGTTCGTGTacatggggaaaaaaaaaccattccaTTTCTCTTAATTTTGGATTACCGcgaattcgaattttatatttaatcTTTGCCAGAGAGAATTGTTTCCACGTCTatttgatattgaaatttttttaacgattgtcatttccaaattttagaTACGTACGTTAGAATTAATTGTAGTACAATTTTATACGAATCTTTAACGATaatttatatgcatatattttttttttttttaatcattcgaAGAAGCAACTAAATTACTTACACATCAAGTTCTGAAACtgtgacggaaaaaaaagtattacaAACTTtagaataatttaaaataatatcaatttccaaaaattcacaATTACTTTAAAGATAATTATTACCTATATGATAAAAAGCGAATTGTATTAATAGTtttaaataattgtaaataacgataattatttttaattcagcattagatttttttctaaataagtGTAGGTATAAGGAATtcaaacaaaatgaataaacaaacaaattagATAGATGTGATTGTatgttaataattaatttttcagtgaTCGTGAACCAAATTTTATGATGATAGTTTTAAGAATGTGAACGAACAATTTTAtagcgaatttttttgttggaaataattttaaacGATCGATAACAAGAACGATGTAAAAACtaataaatgaatttcagtacacgattattttttttttactcaaaagCCCAGTAACGAACTTGACCTATATCGAGAAGAGCTGATAAAAAAggcaattttcgttttttttcctaatgagcccgaaaataatatcgttcAGTAATGATTAAATTGATAATTATCGGATCAATGCGGTAGCAAATTAATAGACTAGCgttatgataatattaattttaacTGACACAAGGTTGGTGTGtgtaataaaatcgaaaagaagaaaaagaaaaaaaaaaaaaaaaactttatcaaGATCGTTCCATAAAGCAAATATTATTGGAATTTGATATCAATCTGATCGACGCCGGATCGTCTCGCCATCTCGCGAATAATAAGAAtggctatttatttataccgcCGCGAATAATACGGTAATTGAAATTCTGCAGTTGCAAGTAACTCAGCCGATAAAAACGCCTGCGGAATTGcagaaacaaaattcaattaaataaataatcaaaaaaaaaaaaaaaagtattcattCCACCCGATTTGATGTTTCCAAAAAAATCCTAAAAATAAGACTAGacgaagattttgaaaatctacaAGTTTTTCACCTCGTTGAAATGatctgagggaaaaaaaacaacgaaaagcaaaatttcgtcgaatttttgGCTGGATTCAGCTCGATTTTATCCGATGTCTTTGGAAATAATGATACAATTGacgtattaattatttcaattaattatatcgAAATATCTGCGATTCGCGGACACCAAattacgattgaaaattatggatattattaaaatttccaTATATCCACACTCCGCGTACGTATCAATTTTACCTAATCACCGGTAAATTTTCTCACGTATGAACATCTGTCGGTACAGATATACAAAAGCCGTGcgtaagtaggtatatatgtacagcttacgtatacataaccATGTGATCATGTATCGATATTAAGTGGTCACGTTTATTTAAATGGCTTTTCTAATCGTTGCCAACTCTGCACGCGATCGGTGCATAAAACGatcatgtacgtacacaggtatgcggtacgtatacacgtacaactGTGTGTAAATGTATTTGATTTCGTGAAAGGAATTTTCGTCGAAAGATATCATAACGTTACccatattatatgtaaaataatttcgataactcgataacgcgatttgaaaaaaataatcgcataggaagaagaaatttaatttttgatcaTCGAAGATCGGCATCGGTATTGTAAAGATCCGATGCACGGTCGATCCGCGACCGATATTCAACGAGCGTAGATTTGTCGAGGATCGTTGTATGCAAAGTAAAACGAAGGTGATTGATcggtgtgaaattttcatacgtttCAGGTCAACGAAACTACCTTTAATGTCCGAGGTCATCGCGTCCATTATATCATCAAGAAGTACGATGATCTTGCGTGACTGATTTCATAGGCTATAACATTTTACAAGTTTTAATAGGCGATTtaatagaataattataatcccggatatcaattttcacgttgattagaaatatttttacatgtTTTACGGAATTCATTCTAATTGATTATCTatttcgtcttcgtctttACGTTCGTTGAAAAAGTACTATATGCTcgaaaacgaaataacaaagagataaaaaattcaattatggAGCAAAAAACGATCTTTTCATTGTCAGAAGATACGActaatcgaaatttttacctCCACGACTctggttttttgttcttcgctaatttccatttttttttctcgtcttttccATTTGTAATGCTCGTGAGATGTAATcttaaataatttgaaaggCAGGTGGCAATGCAGCCGTAttctgaaatcgaaaaagGGGTTTACTTTGGGTAGCATATTTTCCGccacttttcattttctacgtCTCTGCGGGGCCCGGGTATTTGCCACTTGGGTGGACAAATCGTAAACAGCGTCCTTCGCGAAATGACGAGGCGACTACGTCGACGATACCTCGTCGAGCTTTACGATCTCGCCGTCGTCAATTTCTAAACCCACCACCACTTATTCGTCTTCGTTATTCACCTCCTCTTCTACCCTCCTTCCAACCCTTTTCTCGCAAAACCAGGCGACGCATTTTTGTCACTCAACGCGATACGATCAACCGCGGTGATCCCTCCGCtacaaaatcattttttttttttgtctcaccCGCTTCGAAACGATCCCAGAAactattctcattttcttcgattttctgcGCGAAGAGTTTccagaattttccgatcgccAAAATTGGGATTTCTTTTCCAacagatttttgaaatttcgatcgaGATTTGTTGAGCCTTTCTTCAGATCCGAGGTCCGTTAGAGTCGTGATCGCGATCGGGTgttcccgaaaaaaaaaaggggagaaaggaaggaaaaaaaaaaaggaaaatctaaACAAATCTATACATCGGACAAAATCGAATGTTGACCCAAACCCTTCTGATTTCCGGAGAAAGTCGAGCGTTAGCTACACGTATAAAGAGCGGAAGCAGCGTCAGCTGACATAACGTCGATCGAGGACGACCGTAAAAGCTGGCTGACTAAATCTAAATTGACGCTTTCGATTCTACAGTTCGTGACTCTGCCCTACAGGCTTACAACTGGTGCGAAACCCCCCCTCTCGTTACAATTTTCCCAAACCGATACGAATCGATCCACTCTGAATCGCGCcgagaaggtgaaaaaaaaagagaaaaaaaaaaaaacaataccgCATCTGCGGTAACGCGctaccgatttttttcaaccccggAGCGAAAACGTTCGCTTTTGCTCctccgacgagaaaaaaacgtgcAACGCGGCGTGCGAATCGGTGTAGGAATATCGATTTTCCGCGCGACCGATTGAAAATTCGCCATCGAATCGACgttgtgattttatttttggattttcacgCGGTTATCCGCGGGTATGTCGTATCGATAATTTCGAACGTGGTATTCCGCGGGTAGCCGCTGTACATTACTCTGTTACACTGTTCACCGCGGTGCAGCTGCCGCATCGTCGGTGTAAAAGTCTATgcaaatatttaataatgCACTTATTAGGAATTGCGTCATGCGGTGTGGATATTATGCGATGCAGATGTTATATCGCGTATAGCTGGGATGTATTAACGCTGTTGTTACTCTCCgcgtatacatgcatacatgcatacgtacatatatacatacatgtgtatatatgtacacgtacagtgATTTTTTGAGGATTCCGACTCCTGCAGGCGCTGGAGAAAGTTCGTGGTACCATATTGCTACCTCATTATTCAAAGACTTTgcgaaggagaaaagaaaaaatcgcgaagaaaatgaagaacgaGACCGAgcagaagaagaggaagaagattcGATCCTACCGGTATCTCTGTACAGGACTGTGTCGCATCTTTGCACATTACCTGCGGTATCtacggtgtataaatataatacatatacctagGAATAGTAAGACGACGATATCTACATCTTTGTTACGACCAGGTAGCACAGTCAGATGTATAACTCACCTCCGGTGTATTTCTGCACCCACAGATCACACGGACCGGCTACAGCTGTTGCTCTCCCCGAGGATTTATCGGCAAACTACGTGTACCCGTATCATTCctacaccgtacgtatatcaATACGTGTGTAATACATAATAAATGTGTATAATTGCGGACGCGCGAAACTGTCTGAaacaaaaagcagaaaaactTTACTGAATAAACAGTAATTGTTTAATTTCGAAGAGACGAAGaattcggttcttttttttgtttttttgttttttcaattatttctcctcttccaCATCTCCACACGGTCGAAATCTCCTGTCACGTGCAGTGCAGTGCAAAAATATAGGTAGTCGCACGCATTACTTGAAAACACGGAGTATACGGCGAGggatattgtatacataattCATCGGTAGTTGAAGTCTGGCTACGTGTCGCAGGtgccctccctccccccccctactAAATCTAACAAGGAACAAGAACAAcgagaacaacaacaacaacgataataacaacgacaatgacaacgacgatgatgataataataatggtaacgGATATTGTGGCCTCCGCAAACCCCGAGCGAATGGTACAAACGTGATCCGGATGTTCCCGATGACAAACAGGCGTCGCCGACGCGCTTCCACTAAATTCTGTACCCCTTGACGACgcgttacatatgtacgcatTTCACATCTGTATTTTAATATCGCACAGGTGCAAGTGCaggtaaaaaacgaaaagacaaaaaaaatggacgcatttttttcaaaacctgcAAAAATCGTTATCGTACTTACTCCggtaatattatttatcacgAACCAGCGAAATGGAtatcattttcttattttatatcCTAGTTTCGTTAGTTAATTCTTTCGCAGTTTTTTCGAATTGATAACCGAACGGCAATACGAACGTATGAATAACGATCATTAAATCGTTGTTaaattacgtacacgtatacatacgcgaCGAGGGAATCAATGTAAATGTGTACAGGGTATGTGTGAGCATGGGTATGTGTGAAATATTACATATTTGTAATCCTGTCCGACTCTTATACGCGTTGCACACGACCTACTTTAATACCTCTAGCCAGGCAAAGTTAGCTAACTAACTAAACGCAAGACACGTTTGGCAAAACGAGAAATGCACGAGGAATCGCGACCTCGCAAGGCCGTCTTGTAACCCGAgctctataaatatatatatatatataatataccattGTAAACGTATGCATGTAACGACAACCCGTTTGGCcaccgtttccttttttccgtttcgttttttcaaagattgtcaaaaaaaaaaagacaaaaaactaAAGTACACCAACAATTTAGATGGGTACACCgtacaagaaagaaaaaggggaaaaaagtacattgactaatgaataaataatttttgattaagAATTAATTAGCGTGCCGATACGTTAATTACCTTCCCACAAACGAAGAGAGGTAATGAGAATAAAACGCACACGAAAATTGTAAAGTGACTCGTCAAATTCGTTTACAGTTTTTCAGTTCGCAAGGGATTCAATTTAGGATAGTTTCGActatttttatcgattataaattagttttttttttattttttctcgtaacGAATTGATTCggatattgaataattttacgtcATCGACACAATCGTGGAAGTTCGGCAATTACATAACGAACATTTGGTATACCtatggtataataattatttttacaacgcATGGGAATCGGACGGTATAGTTTCAATAACATATTTTCGTATCATCGCGAAGGTaggctacgtacgtatacctcgatTCCATACCTATGCCCAcc from Athalia rosae chromosome 6, iyAthRosa1.1, whole genome shotgun sequence carries:
- the LOC105691789 gene encoding uncharacterized protein LOC105691789; the protein is MSPLVRDPKNQDNQTVKSFSKTDPEFLQKILRQWENDSSLEVTSVDEIPACAVGVNYMSVVNRINVTGKRYNGSPYQISLISKNLFEDKCHQEVFHSLELFSNETKAYEAFSSLFSKEQKLFPKCLYADGELIVLEDLKSLGFVMADKLKGLDFDHTKLVLETLAKFHAASFVLEYTEPEKYADIRRNIKEVVFPPGYEHNGMKSMMNNIGRTSSFFLQVGATPEDNHAKEIAYLSEIGDKVYDTLKELLRPKKYAAMCAGDCWISNLLFKYEDFESEQSKVQRVSEVRLIDFQGSRFSSVATDILYFLHTTVDHALIKERYDEIIQIYHATLIKNLSTRVPSKVIKDLSIDWLKNELKTYEQYGFFMSLWLAPVTTLEQKLMLDPSTVASIASANGYITPDYLKDRISPALLSRVHDICKYFLK